One uncultured Gellertiella sp. genomic window carries:
- a CDS encoding GNAT family N-acetyltransferase: MMAMPSVPHNLPLVRRLEAVGFRAWPARSVHYDGSWQVRLTPGHASKRLNAVVPLDPSDSKDIAERLEKADHLFRAAGKVLTIRQSPLASPRLMDYLQHHGWERFETVSVLTLDLDTASLPDTMDHLPTQAMARFADACMALGASGTENREVLVDILGQIRAVSGYFLKEDLVTGPEAVVLCVQDNDLAGIQALAVAGEARRNGVGTELLSAALRWARLRGAKLAWLQVAADNLPALALYRNFGFSQAYQYHYWREARS, encoded by the coding sequence ATGATGGCCATGCCTTCGGTTCCGCATAATCTTCCTCTGGTCCGGCGGCTGGAAGCCGTCGGCTTTCGCGCCTGGCCTGCCCGTTCCGTGCATTACGACGGCAGCTGGCAGGTCCGACTGACCCCGGGCCATGCGTCGAAGCGTTTGAATGCCGTCGTGCCGCTCGACCCTTCCGACAGCAAGGACATTGCCGAACGGCTGGAAAAGGCAGATCATCTGTTTCGCGCGGCTGGCAAGGTGCTGACGATCCGGCAGTCGCCGCTCGCGTCGCCCAGGCTGATGGATTACCTGCAACATCACGGCTGGGAGAGGTTCGAGACCGTGTCGGTGCTGACGCTGGATCTGGACACCGCGTCGCTTCCCGACACGATGGATCACCTGCCGACCCAGGCCATGGCGCGTTTTGCCGATGCCTGCATGGCGCTTGGCGCGAGCGGCACGGAAAATCGCGAGGTGCTTGTCGATATCCTCGGGCAGATCCGGGCGGTATCGGGCTATTTCCTGAAGGAAGACCTGGTTACCGGCCCCGAGGCGGTGGTGCTCTGCGTGCAGGACAATGACCTTGCCGGCATTCAGGCGCTGGCGGTGGCAGGCGAGGCGCGTCGCAATGGCGTGGGGACGGAGCTGCTGAGCGCAGCCCTCCGCTGGGCGCGGCTGCGCGGCGCAAAGCTTGCCTGGCTGCAGGTCGCCGCCGACAATCTGCCCGCCCTTGCGCTTTACCGCAATTTCGGTTTCTCGCAAGCCTATCAATATCACTACTGGCGGGAAGCAAGGTCATGA
- the argJ gene encoding bifunctional glutamate N-acetyltransferase/amino-acid acetyltransferase ArgJ, translating into MSGSVSPLAPKSYPEMPEIQGLRMATASAGIKYRNRTDVLMMVFDRPAAVAGVFTRSKCPSAPVDFCRKNLAHGVARAVVVNSGNANAFTGQKGRAATELTARSAAEAVGCLESEVYLASTGVIGEPLDATKFAGVLGDMAGRGTGDFWLEAAKAIMTTDTYPKVATRSAEIDGVTVTINGIAKGAGMIAPDMATMLSFVATDAAIAPAALQALLSAGVGTTFNAVTVDSDTSTSDTLMLFATGAAGDRGQKPVDDAGDLRLEDFRQALNALLKDLALQVVRDGEGARKMVEVTVTGAENDRAAKVIALSIANSPLVKTAVAGEDANWGRIVMAVGKAGELADRDRLAIWFGDVRVAVDGARDPGYSEDAATAVMQREDIPVRVDLGLGDGRATVWTCDLTKDYVAINGDYRS; encoded by the coding sequence ATGTCCGGATCCGTTTCGCCGCTTGCCCCGAAATCCTACCCCGAGATGCCCGAGATCCAGGGTCTGCGCATGGCGACGGCCTCTGCCGGAATAAAATACAGGAACCGCACCGATGTGCTGATGATGGTGTTCGACCGCCCGGCGGCGGTTGCGGGCGTTTTCACCCGTTCGAAATGCCCGTCCGCGCCGGTTGATTTCTGCCGGAAGAACCTTGCGCACGGCGTGGCGCGCGCCGTCGTGGTCAATTCCGGCAATGCCAATGCCTTTACCGGCCAGAAGGGCAGGGCGGCGACCGAACTGACGGCACGTTCCGCGGCAGAAGCCGTCGGCTGCCTCGAGAGCGAAGTCTATCTCGCCTCGACCGGCGTCATCGGCGAGCCGCTGGACGCGACGAAATTTGCAGGCGTTCTCGGTGACATGGCAGGTCGCGGGACCGGCGATTTCTGGCTGGAGGCGGCCAAAGCGATCATGACCACGGATACCTATCCCAAGGTCGCGACGCGCAGCGCCGAAATCGATGGCGTGACCGTGACGATCAACGGCATTGCCAAGGGTGCAGGCATGATTGCGCCCGACATGGCAACCATGCTGTCCTTTGTCGCCACCGATGCCGCCATTGCGCCTGCTGCCCTGCAGGCGCTCCTCTCCGCAGGCGTCGGCACCACCTTCAATGCCGTGACCGTCGACAGCGACACGTCCACGTCCGATACGCTGATGCTGTTTGCAACCGGGGCTGCCGGTGACCGGGGACAGAAGCCGGTCGATGACGCCGGTGATCTCCGGCTGGAAGACTTCCGCCAGGCGCTGAATGCGCTCCTCAAGGATCTGGCCTTGCAGGTGGTACGCGACGGCGAGGGTGCCCGCAAGATGGTGGAAGTGACCGTGACCGGAGCCGAGAACGACAGGGCCGCCAAGGTGATCGCGCTGTCGATTGCCAATTCGCCGCTGGTCAAGACCGCTGTCGCAGGCGAGGATGCCAACTGGGGCCGCATCGTCATGGCCGTTGGCAAGGCGGGTGAACTGGCTGACCGCGACCGGCTGGCGATCTGGTTCGGCGATGTCCGCGTGGCCGTCGACGGTGCGCGTGACCCCGGCTATTCCGAAGACGCTGCAACTGCCGTGATGCAGCGGGAAGATATCCCGGTGCGCGTCGATCTCGGGCTTGGCGACGGGCGGGCGACGGTCTGGACCTGCGACCTCACCAAGGACTATGTCGCCATCAACGGTGACTACCGGAGCTGA
- a CDS encoding peptidylprolyl isomerase: protein MPRYNRLATLTLAAVLGLAAHGFAADKPDPVVAKVGDLEIHQSELDVAVANLDPQLAQLPDDQKRVAALSGAIDIKLFAKDAAAEKLDEAEDFKARMRYLTDRELHGAYFKKHVVDVVTADEIKARYDKEIAALPKQEEVRARHILVKTEAEAKAIIAELDAGKDFAELAKQKSTDPNKSEGGDLGYFGKGRMVKEFEAAAFALERGAYTKTPVKTDFGYHVIKLEDRRDAPPPAFEQVQPQIRNLVMRDKYLELLAKAREVQGVQILDETLRKGYEEANKKQ, encoded by the coding sequence ATGCCGCGTTACAACAGACTTGCCACCCTTACTCTCGCAGCTGTTCTCGGGCTTGCCGCCCATGGCTTTGCTGCCGACAAGCCCGATCCTGTTGTCGCCAAGGTTGGCGATCTCGAAATCCACCAGTCCGAGCTTGATGTGGCCGTTGCCAATCTCGATCCGCAGCTCGCCCAGCTGCCGGACGACCAGAAGCGCGTCGCAGCCCTTTCCGGTGCCATCGACATCAAGCTGTTCGCCAAGGATGCTGCCGCCGAGAAACTTGACGAGGCCGAGGATTTCAAGGCCCGCATGCGTTACCTTACCGACCGCGAGCTGCACGGTGCCTATTTCAAGAAGCACGTGGTCGATGTGGTGACGGCGGACGAGATCAAGGCCCGTTACGACAAGGAAATCGCCGCCCTGCCGAAGCAGGAAGAGGTGCGCGCCCGCCATATCCTGGTCAAGACCGAGGCAGAAGCCAAGGCGATCATCGCCGAGCTGGATGCAGGCAAGGACTTTGCGGAACTCGCCAAGCAAAAGTCGACCGATCCGAACAAGTCGGAAGGTGGCGATCTCGGCTATTTCGGCAAGGGCCGGATGGTCAAGGAATTCGAAGCTGCGGCTTTCGCGCTCGAAAGGGGTGCCTATACCAAGACCCCCGTCAAGACCGATTTCGGCTATCACGTCATCAAGCTTGAAGACCGCCGCGATGCGCCGCCGCCGGCCTTCGAACAGGTCCAGCCGCAGATCCGCAACCTCGTGATGCGCGACAAGTATCTTGAACTGCTCGCCAAGGCGCGCGAAGTCCAGGGCGTCCAGATCCTCGACGAGACACTGCGCAAGGGCTACGAAGAAGCCAACAAGAAGCAGTAA
- the secA gene encoding preprotein translocase subunit SecA — protein sequence MVSLGGIARKLFGSSNERRVRGYQPKVQAINALEQELSALSDEALAAKTVEFRQQLASGKTLDDLLIPAFAVVREASRRVLKMRPFDVQLIGGMILHENSIAEMKTGEGKTLVATLPVYLNALASKGVHVVTVNDYLARRDAAHMGRLYGFLGMTTGVIVHGITDEERREAYAADITYATNNELGFDYLRDNMKYERGQMVQRGHNFAIVDEVDSILVDEARTPLIISGPLDDRSDLYTTIDAFVPRLSPEDYEIDEKQRSANFSEVGTEKLETLLREAGLLKGNALYDVENVAIVHHINNALKAHKLFQRDKDYIVRNDEVVIIDEFTGRMMPGRRYSDGQHQALEAKERVSIQPENQTLASVTFQNYFRMYDKLAGMTGTATTEAEEFSNIYGLDVVEVPTNLPIQRIDDHDEVYRTAEEKYQAIITEIRAAHERNQPVLVGTTSIEKSELLASLLKQAGFENFQVLNARYHEQEAYIVSQAGVPGAVTIATNMAGRGTDIQLGGNLDMRLERELEGMEPGPERDALEASIIAEVKELKQKALAGGGLYVIASERHESRRIDNQLRGRSGRQGDPGRSKFYLSLQDDLMRIFGSDRMDGMLTKLGLKEGEAIVHPWINKALERAQKKVEARNFDIRKNLLKYDDVLNDQRKVIFEQRIELMDSPSISDFVADMRHDVVNELVNDHIPERAYAEQWNARGLQAIVAQTLNLDLPVEEWVKEEGIAEDDIRARINEAADRAAADKAERFGPEVMHYVERTVVLQTLDHLWREHIVNLDHLRSVIGFRGYAQRDPLQEYKAEAFELFQALLNHLRSAVTAQLMRVEVMREPSPELPEMQGHHIDASTGEDEFATPRAGTYVAQDMTVAPEDRNPQDPSTWGRVGRNEACPCGSGNKFKHCHGAFA from the coding sequence ATGGTCAGCCTCGGCGGCATTGCCCGCAAATTGTTCGGCTCGTCCAACGAGCGCCGCGTGCGCGGCTACCAGCCGAAGGTCCAGGCGATCAACGCGCTGGAGCAGGAACTCTCGGCCCTGTCCGACGAGGCACTTGCGGCCAAGACCGTCGAGTTCCGCCAGCAGCTGGCCAGCGGCAAGACGCTGGACGACCTGCTGATCCCGGCTTTTGCCGTGGTCCGGGAAGCCTCGCGCCGCGTGCTGAAGATGCGGCCCTTCGACGTGCAGCTGATCGGCGGCATGATCCTGCATGAAAACTCGATTGCCGAAATGAAGACCGGCGAAGGCAAGACGCTGGTCGCGACGCTGCCCGTCTACCTCAACGCGCTCGCCTCGAAGGGCGTGCATGTGGTGACGGTCAACGACTACCTCGCCAGGCGCGATGCCGCCCATATGGGCCGTCTCTATGGCTTCCTCGGCATGACGACGGGCGTCATCGTCCACGGCATCACCGACGAGGAACGCCGCGAGGCCTATGCCGCCGACATCACATATGCCACCAACAACGAGCTCGGCTTCGACTACCTGCGCGACAACATGAAATACGAGCGCGGCCAGATGGTGCAGCGCGGTCATAATTTCGCGATCGTCGACGAAGTGGATTCGATCCTGGTCGACGAAGCCCGCACCCCGCTGATCATTTCCGGCCCGCTGGACGACCGCTCGGACCTCTACACCACCATTGATGCCTTCGTGCCGCGACTTTCGCCGGAAGACTACGAAATCGACGAGAAGCAGCGTTCGGCCAACTTCTCCGAAGTCGGCACGGAAAAGCTCGAGACCCTGCTGCGCGAGGCGGGACTGCTCAAGGGCAATGCGCTCTATGACGTCGAGAATGTCGCCATCGTCCACCACATCAACAATGCGCTGAAGGCCCACAAGCTGTTCCAGCGCGACAAGGACTATATCGTCCGCAATGACGAAGTGGTGATCATCGACGAATTCACCGGCCGCATGATGCCGGGGCGGCGTTATTCCGACGGCCAGCACCAGGCACTCGAAGCCAAGGAACGGGTATCGATCCAGCCGGAAAACCAGACGCTCGCCTCGGTCACCTTCCAGAACTATTTCCGCATGTATGACAAGCTGGCTGGCATGACCGGCACGGCAACGACGGAAGCGGAAGAATTCTCCAACATCTATGGCCTCGACGTGGTCGAAGTGCCGACCAACCTGCCGATCCAGCGTATCGACGACCATGACGAGGTCTACCGGACGGCTGAAGAGAAATACCAGGCGATCATCACCGAGATCCGCGCCGCCCATGAGCGCAACCAGCCGGTTCTGGTCGGCACCACCTCGATCGAGAAATCCGAGCTGCTGGCATCCCTCCTGAAACAGGCCGGCTTCGAGAATTTCCAGGTGCTGAACGCCCGCTATCACGAACAGGAAGCCTATATCGTCTCGCAGGCCGGCGTGCCGGGTGCCGTCACCATCGCCACCAACATGGCCGGTCGCGGCACCGACATCCAGCTCGGCGGCAATCTCGACATGCGGCTCGAGCGCGAGCTCGAAGGCATGGAGCCGGGCCCGGAGCGCGACGCGCTCGAGGCCTCGATCATTGCCGAGGTCAAGGAACTGAAGCAGAAGGCGCTGGCCGGTGGCGGCCTCTACGTCATCGCCTCCGAACGCCACGAAAGCCGCCGCATCGACAACCAGCTGCGCGGCCGTTCCGGCCGTCAGGGCGACCCGGGCCGCTCGAAATTCTACCTGTCGCTCCAGGACGACCTGATGCGCATCTTCGGTTCGGACCGCATGGACGGCATGCTGACCAAGCTGGGCCTGAAGGAAGGCGAAGCCATCGTCCATCCCTGGATCAACAAGGCGCTGGAACGGGCGCAGAAAAAGGTCGAGGCACGCAACTTCGACATCCGCAAGAACCTGCTGAAATATGACGACGTGCTGAACGACCAGCGCAAGGTGATCTTCGAACAGCGAATCGAGCTGATGGATTCCCCGTCGATTTCGGATTTCGTCGCCGACATGCGGCATGACGTGGTCAACGAACTGGTCAACGACCACATTCCCGAGCGCGCCTATGCCGAGCAGTGGAATGCCAGGGGCCTGCAGGCCATCGTTGCCCAGACGCTCAATCTCGACCTTCCGGTTGAAGAATGGGTGAAGGAAGAAGGCATCGCCGAAGACGATATCCGCGCGCGCATCAACGAGGCCGCCGACCGGGCTGCGGCCGACAAGGCCGAACGTTTCGGCCCCGAGGTGATGCATTATGTCGAGCGCACCGTCGTCCTCCAGACACTCGACCATCTCTGGCGCGAACATATCGTCAATCTCGACCACCTGCGCTCGGTGATCGGCTTCCGCGGCTATGCGCAGCGTGATCCCCTGCAGGAATACAAGGCCGAGGCCTTCGAACTGTTCCAGGCCCTGCTCAATCATCTGCGCAGTGCCGTGACCGCCCAGCTGATGCGCGTCGAGGTGATGCGCGAACCGTCACCGGAGCTTCCCGAGATGCAGGGCCACCATATCGATGCCAGCACCGGGGAAGACGAATTCGCCACGCCCCGCGCCGGGACCTATGTGGCGCAAGACATGACGGTTGCACCGGAAGACCGCAATCCCCAGGATCCCTCAACCTGGGGCCGGGTCGGGCGCAACGAGGCCTGCCCCTGCGGCTCCGGCAACAAGTTCAAGCATTGCCACGGTGCCTTTGCCTGA
- a CDS encoding lipopolysaccharide biosynthesis protein — protein sequence MAFLETAEKALPLALRPRAGVLLRQLATILTDRGEHAIAQRMALIAFVIRIVSAAIAFLSQIIQARIMGEFEYGIFVFVWVLTILIGNMSCLGFHSVVLRFLPQYRTEGAHGALFGIAVTARIFSMGLATLVAIAGLVALYLLGSRIETYYIIPVFLALFILPMIALGDVLDGTARANTWAVTALSPTFIIRPTLILVFMLLAVEAGYPKTAVTAMLASMLATYVTSIGQLLTVATRMRRRYPRSVRQYDFLPWLKVALPIFFIEGFGYLLTNSDVVIVGFYLDPKEVGIYFAATKTMALVQFVFFSVKAAAAPRFSTLVAEDDRIGLARFAGEMARWGFWPSLGVGAIMLIVGHFLLSLFGPAFTVGYPLMGILFCGYLAKSSVGPGEVLLTMAGKQRLCALLYAVALLTNLSLNMVLIPYLGLKGAAMAAAGAMMVEALMLHVAVRRTLGIVLFVFADPMPRLVSGKAC from the coding sequence ATGGCATTCCTCGAAACGGCCGAAAAAGCGCTGCCGCTCGCCCTCAGGCCACGGGCGGGTGTCCTGCTGCGCCAGCTTGCCACCATCCTGACCGACCGGGGTGAACATGCCATTGCCCAGCGCATGGCGCTGATTGCCTTTGTCATCCGCATTGTCAGTGCTGCCATCGCCTTCCTGTCGCAAATCATCCAGGCACGGATCATGGGCGAGTTCGAATATGGCATATTCGTCTTCGTCTGGGTGCTGACCATCCTGATCGGCAACATGTCCTGTCTCGGTTTCCATTCGGTGGTGCTGCGCTTCCTGCCGCAATACCGGACCGAGGGTGCCCATGGGGCACTGTTCGGCATCGCCGTGACGGCGCGGATCTTCTCGATGGGACTGGCCACCCTCGTCGCCATCGCGGGGCTCGTCGCGCTCTATCTGCTCGGCTCCCGAATCGAGACTTATTACATCATACCGGTCTTCCTGGCGCTGTTCATCCTGCCGATGATTGCACTCGGCGACGTGCTCGATGGCACGGCGCGCGCCAATACCTGGGCGGTGACCGCGTTGTCGCCGACCTTTATCATCCGCCCGACACTGATCCTCGTCTTCATGCTGCTCGCGGTAGAGGCGGGGTATCCGAAAACGGCGGTGACCGCGATGCTGGCCTCGATGCTGGCGACCTATGTGACCAGCATCGGCCAATTGCTGACGGTTGCAACCCGCATGCGCCGCCGCTACCCCCGGAGCGTCCGGCAATATGATTTCCTGCCCTGGCTGAAGGTGGCACTGCCGATCTTCTTCATCGAAGGTTTCGGCTATCTCTTGACCAATTCCGATGTGGTGATCGTCGGTTTCTATCTCGATCCAAAGGAGGTCGGGATCTATTTTGCCGCCACCAAGACCATGGCACTGGTGCAATTCGTGTTTTTCTCGGTAAAGGCTGCCGCCGCCCCCCGCTTCTCGACGCTGGTTGCCGAGGATGACCGGATCGGTCTTGCCCGTTTTGCCGGCGAAATGGCCCGATGGGGCTTCTGGCCGTCGCTTGGCGTCGGTGCCATCATGCTGATTGTGGGACATTTTCTGCTGTCGCTGTTCGGTCCGGCCTTTACCGTCGGCTATCCGCTGATGGGAATCCTGTTTTGCGGCTATCTCGCCAAGTCCAGCGTCGGTCCGGGCGAAGTTCTTTTGACCATGGCGGGAAAACAGCGGCTTTGCGCCTTGCTTTATGCGGTGGCGCTGCTTACCAATCTCAGCCTGAACATGGTATTGATACCATATCTTGGATTGAAGGGCGCAGCCATGGCTGCTGCAGGTGCTATGATGGTGGAGGCGCTCATGCTCCATGTGGCCGTCCGGCGTACTCTGGGGATCGTGCTGTTCGTCTTTGCCGATCCGATGCCGCGCCTTGTCTCCGGGAAGGCGTGCTGA
- a CDS encoding mandelate racemase/muconate lactonizing enzyme family protein translates to MSKITAIEITHHRLPLEPAFKASWDGRPRRHFDATIVRVRDDEGREGIGSGDLMKGFEGHEDLFIGEDPRHLERHYEVLSHINFHYGRCWPMDLALWDLAGKITGEPVWRMLGGRADRVRLYASSGVLRDPSAMADQAERYIAEGFPAMKVRFTSSLGGRNGWRDDVRALEAVRARVGDRLELMVDCNQGWRMPWDTNLSWTYKDALTVARELEKLGIYWMEEPLHRSDRKGMKALKENTDIRIAGGEMTRELYEFRDIIEERAFDVIQPDVALVGGITGCRRLAFQAREAGVTFTPHSWTNGIGVLANAHLTAGAGDAPFLEYPYDNPEWSEARRDYPMLSPLAHRDGWLELGEAPGLGVVLDEDRLKATRIA, encoded by the coding sequence ATGAGCAAGATCACCGCAATCGAAATCACCCACCATCGCCTGCCCCTCGAGCCCGCCTTCAAGGCGAGCTGGGATGGCCGTCCGCGCCGGCATTTCGATGCCACCATCGTCCGGGTGCGCGATGACGAGGGCCGGGAAGGAATCGGCTCGGGCGACCTGATGAAGGGGTTCGAAGGCCATGAGGACCTGTTCATTGGCGAGGACCCCCGCCATCTCGAGCGGCATTACGAGGTGCTCTCCCACATCAATTTCCACTATGGCCGCTGCTGGCCGATGGATCTGGCGCTCTGGGATCTCGCGGGCAAGATCACCGGCGAGCCGGTCTGGCGGATGCTGGGCGGTCGGGCTGACCGGGTGCGCCTCTATGCATCCTCGGGTGTGCTGCGTGATCCCTCCGCCATGGCCGATCAGGCCGAGCGCTATATCGCCGAAGGTTTTCCGGCGATGAAGGTGCGCTTCACCTCGTCACTCGGCGGCCGCAATGGCTGGCGGGACGACGTCAGGGCGCTGGAGGCGGTGCGCGCCCGCGTCGGTGACCGGCTGGAGCTGATGGTGGATTGCAATCAGGGCTGGCGGATGCCCTGGGACACCAATCTGTCCTGGACCTACAAGGATGCGCTGACGGTGGCGCGCGAGCTGGAAAAACTTGGCATCTACTGGATGGAGGAGCCGCTGCACCGCTCCGACCGCAAGGGCATGAAGGCGCTGAAGGAGAATACCGATATCCGCATTGCCGGTGGCGAGATGACCCGCGAACTCTACGAGTTCCGAGATATCATCGAGGAGCGGGCATTCGACGTGATCCAGCCGGATGTGGCGCTGGTCGGCGGCATCACTGGCTGCCGCAGGCTTGCCTTTCAGGCGCGCGAGGCGGGCGTCACCTTTACCCCGCATAGCTGGACCAATGGCATCGGCGTGCTCGCCAATGCGCATCTGACGGCAGGGGCGGGCGATGCACCCTTCCTCGAATATCCCTATGACAATCCGGAATGGTCGGAAGCGCGGCGCGATTATCCGATGCTGTCGCCGCTCGCCCATCGCGATGGCTGGCTGGAACTCGGAGAAGCTCCCGGGCTCGGCGTCGTGCTGGATGAAGACCGGCTGAAAGCGACACGGATCGCCTGA
- a CDS encoding aldehyde dehydrogenase, giving the protein MTQNHSRAYWEKLEAGLVPEGRHFIEGAARASVSGDTFSRPRPMDGRPGAILSRGTAADIDAAVASARRAFESGAWRHMEPLARKKIMLKWADLIRAHGEELALLETLDVGKPVLASLTVDVRLCADGIQFYAEMIDKMYDEIAPTGPKARALVRKVPLGVIGAITPWNYPMIIDGWKLGPALAAGNSVVLKPAEQSSLSALKLASLAIEAGLPAGVFNVVVGYGEETGKPLALHPDVDMIAFTGSTEVGKLIMGYAAQSNLKRVALELGGKSPLVVFEDADLDAAASAAAWGCFYNSGETCHASTRLLVHRSVQDALIDKIEQVSRTITLDHPFEPGSAIGALIEEGHMNKVLSMISDGEREGARRAFGAERVLAETGGYYVSPGVFVDASNDMRIARQEIFGPVLVSIPFETEEEALRLANDTIYGLAGAVFTRDMDRAHRMSEAIHAGTVWINTYDMSNFATPFGGFKQSGFGRDRSVHAVDKYCDYKTIWQQFS; this is encoded by the coding sequence ATGACCCAGAACCATAGCCGCGCCTATTGGGAAAAGCTCGAAGCCGGGCTGGTGCCCGAAGGCCGTCATTTCATCGAGGGTGCGGCCCGCGCCTCGGTCTCCGGTGACACCTTCTCGCGCCCGCGCCCGATGGATGGCAGGCCGGGGGCGATCCTGTCGCGCGGCACCGCCGCCGATATCGACGCCGCCGTTGCCTCCGCCCGCCGGGCGTTTGAAAGCGGGGCCTGGCGGCACATGGAGCCTCTGGCGCGCAAGAAGATCATGCTGAAATGGGCCGACCTCATCCGCGCCCATGGCGAGGAACTCGCCCTGCTGGAAACGCTCGATGTCGGCAAGCCGGTCCTGGCGTCACTGACCGTCGATGTCCGCCTCTGCGCCGATGGCATCCAGTTCTATGCCGAAATGATCGACAAGATGTATGACGAGATCGCCCCGACCGGGCCGAAGGCGCGGGCTCTGGTGCGCAAGGTGCCGCTCGGCGTCATCGGGGCGATCACGCCCTGGAACTATCCGATGATCATCGATGGCTGGAAGCTCGGACCGGCGCTGGCGGCGGGCAATTCGGTCGTGCTGAAGCCCGCCGAACAGTCGTCGCTCTCGGCGCTGAAGCTTGCGAGCCTCGCCATCGAGGCGGGCCTGCCTGCCGGTGTCTTCAATGTCGTGGTCGGGTACGGCGAGGAGACCGGCAAGCCGCTGGCGCTCCATCCTGACGTCGACATGATCGCCTTTACCGGTTCGACCGAGGTCGGCAAGCTGATCATGGGCTATGCCGCGCAGTCGAACCTGAAGCGGGTGGCGCTGGAGCTCGGCGGCAAGTCGCCGCTGGTGGTGTTCGAGGATGCCGATCTCGATGCCGCCGCCTCGGCTGCGGCCTGGGGCTGCTTCTACAATTCCGGTGAAACCTGCCATGCATCGACCCGGCTGCTGGTGCACCGCTCGGTGCAGGATGCGCTGATTGACAAGATCGAGCAGGTCTCCCGGACCATCACGCTCGACCATCCCTTCGAGCCCGGTTCTGCCATCGGCGCGCTGATCGAGGAGGGCCACATGAACAAGGTCCTGTCGATGATCTCGGATGGCGAGCGGGAGGGCGCGCGCCGCGCCTTCGGGGCGGAACGGGTGCTGGCGGAGACCGGCGGCTACTATGTCTCGCCCGGCGTCTTCGTCGATGCCAGCAATGACATGCGGATCGCCCGGCAGGAGATCTTCGGCCCGGTGCTGGTGTCGATCCCCTTCGAGACCGAGGAAGAGGCGTTGCGGCTGGCCAATGACACGATCTACGGGCTGGCGGGTGCCGTCTTCACCCGCGACATGGACCGCGCCCACCGGATGTCGGAGGCTATCCATGCCGGCACGGTCTGGATCAACACCTATGACATGTCGAATTTCGCCACGCCCTTCGGCGGCTTCAAGCAATCGGGCTTTGGCCGCGACCGGTCGGTGCATGCGGTCGACAAATATTGCGACTACAAGACCATCTGGCAGCAATTCAGCTGA
- a CDS encoding iron-containing alcohol dehydrogenase: protein MHFSTSFIPEIRFRPGAIDGLAEAAAALTRNRRAAVIMDGFIASSGMGERLVAALKAQGIAASVYSGFSGEPKLAHVEAATETARGADLVIGIGGGSALDIAKVAACTAASGENPMHYALAAHPLPEKPLKKILVPTTAGTGSETSATCIFAGPDGKKLWVWGAETKADLVLLDPALTVSLPPSLTAWCGLDAFVHAFEASTNRKAHAGGQLFGHRAMALLVDHLETAIREPQNLEARGAVLLGSCYAGIAIDNCGTAIAHTISHALAGLRPIHHGLATALGFEQTLSWLVEADTADLHGAARACGLASAADLPAFVSGWMDRCGVERQLPPAFAGVTAPDLAREMKAPENQPMRRSTIRDIADADIDRMAGAMMALPRG from the coding sequence ATGCATTTCAGCACATCCTTCATCCCCGAAATCCGGTTTCGCCCAGGGGCTATCGATGGTCTTGCCGAGGCGGCAGCAGCCCTGACGCGCAACCGCCGCGCTGCGGTCATCATGGATGGCTTTATCGCCTCCTCCGGCATGGGTGAACGGCTCGTCGCAGCGCTGAAGGCGCAGGGAATCGCGGCATCGGTCTATTCCGGCTTTTCCGGCGAGCCGAAACTTGCCCATGTCGAGGCGGCAACGGAGACGGCGCGGGGGGCCGATCTCGTCATCGGCATCGGCGGCGGTTCGGCGCTCGACATCGCCAAGGTCGCGGCCTGCACGGCGGCTTCGGGTGAAAATCCGATGCATTATGCGCTGGCGGCCCATCCGCTGCCGGAAAAGCCGCTGAAGAAGATCCTGGTGCCGACCACTGCCGGCACCGGCTCGGAAACGTCTGCGACCTGCATCTTTGCCGGGCCGGATGGCAAGAAACTCTGGGTCTGGGGGGCGGAAACCAAGGCCGATCTGGTGCTGCTCGATCCGGCGCTGACGGTGTCGCTGCCGCCTTCGCTCACCGCCTGGTGCGGGCTCGATGCCTTCGTGCATGCCTTCGAGGCCTCCACCAACCGCAAAGCCCATGCGGGCGGACAATTGTTCGGCCACCGCGCCATGGCGCTGCTTGTCGACCATCTCGAGACCGCCATCCGTGAGCCGCAAAATCTCGAGGCGCGGGGCGCGGTGCTGCTCGGCTCCTGCTATGCCGGGATCGCCATCGACAATTGTGGCACGGCCATTGCCCACACCATCAGCCATGCGCTGGCCGGCCTCCGGCCCATCCATCACGGCCTGGCAACGGCGCTCGGTTTCGAGCAGACGCTTTCCTGGCTGGTCGAAGCGGATACCGCGGATCTGCATGGCGCAGCCCGCGCCTGCGGCCTTGCCTCTGCCGCCGACCTGCCCGCTTTCGTCTCCGGCTGGATGGACAGATGCGGCGTCGAGCGGCAGCTGCCGCCGGCCTTTGCCGGTGTCACCGCCCCGGATCTCGCCCGGGAAATGAAGGCGCCGGAAAACCAGCCGATGCGCCGCTCCACCATCCGCGATATTGCCGATGCCGACATTGACCGCATGGCCGGGGCCATGATGGCGCTGCCGCGCGGCTGA